Proteins encoded in a region of the Panicum hallii strain FIL2 chromosome 3, PHallii_v3.1, whole genome shotgun sequence genome:
- the LOC112884940 gene encoding RING-H2 finger protein ATL67-like, with the protein MSFLDPLASLGLGYAIAIALGFLVLLASVLLASYFCLRRGAGEGFGAGGLGVGGSARHAASSASSSGHISITVPRVVFVAEDYDSPGSSSRGAAAAASPVGLDPAVIATYPRVPFSRAALGADAEAACSICLCEYREGEMLRVMPECKHRFHLTCLDAWLRRSASCPVCRSSPIPTPVSTPLSTPLSELVPLSQYAADRRRSRFG; encoded by the exons ATGTCCTTCCTCGACCCGCTCGCCTCGCTCGGGCTCGGGTACGCCATCGCCATCGCGCTCGGCTTCCTCGTGCTCCTCGCCTCGGTGCTGCTCGCCTCCTACTTCTGCCTCCGCCGCGGGGCCGGCGAGGGGTtcggcgccggcggcctcggcgtgGGAGGATCCGCGCGGCACGCCGCGTCCTCCGCCTCCAGCTCGGGCCACATCTCCATCACCGTGCCCCGTGTCGTCTTCGTGGCCGAGGACTACGACTCCCCGGGGTCCTCctcccgcggcgccgccgccgcggcctcgccCGTCGGCCTCGACCCGGCCGTCATAGCGACGTACCCGAGGGTGCCCTTCTCCAGGGCCGCGCTGGGGGCGGACGCCGAGGCCGCCTGCTCCATCTGCCTCTGCGAGTACCGCGAGGGCGAGATGCTGCGGGTGATGCCCGAGTGCAAGCACAGGTTCCACCTCACGTGCCTCGACGCGTGGCTGCGCCGGAGCGCGTCGTGCCCCGTCTGCCGCTCCTCGCCAATCCCCACTCCCGTCTCCACCCCGCTCTCAACCCCGCTGTCGGAGCTCGTCCCGCTGTCCCAGTACGCTGCTGACCGTCGCCGGAGCAG GTTTGGGTGA
- the LOC112886983 gene encoding reticulon-like protein B1, with amino-acid sequence MAEQHKEESVLEKISDKLHGHGGGSSSSSSDSDDERSSATAAVKAKIYSLFGREKPVHSVLGGGKPADLFLWRNKRISGGVLAGATAIWLLFEVMDYHLLTLLCHCLILTLAILFLWSNATTFINKSPPNIPEVKIPEDLAVNVARSLRYEINRGFATLREIGQGHDLKKFLIVIAGLWILSVLGSCCNFLTLFYIVFMVLYTVPVLYEKYEDKVDAFGEKAMVELKKYYAIFEEKCLSKIPKCPSKDKKLH; translated from the exons ATGGCGGAGCAGCACAAGGAGGAGTCGGTGCTGGAGAAGATCTCGGACAAGCTCCACGGCCACGGGGGCggctcctcgtcgtcgtcgtcggactcGGACGACGAGCGCTCGTCGGCGACGGCCGCAGTGAAGGCCAAGATCTACAGCCTCTTCGGCCGCGAGAAGCCCGTCCACTCCGTCCTCGGCGGCGGCAAGC CTGCCGATCTGTTTCTATGGAGGAACAAGAGGATTTCTGGTGGTGTGCTTGCTGGCGCAACTGCCATCTGGCTGCTGTTTGAGGTCATGGATTACCACCTACTCACCCTGCTGTGCCACTGCCTCATCCTCACCCTGGCCATCCTGTTCCTCTGGTCGAATGCCACCACTTTCATCAACAA GTCTCCTCCTAACATCCCTGAGGTGAAGATCCCAGAGGACCTGGCAGTGAATGTTGCGCGTTCACTGAGATACGAGATCAACAGGGGCTTTGCTACCTTGAGGGAGATCGGTCAAGGCCATGACCTGAAGAAGTTTCTGATT GTGATTGCAGGACTGTGGATCCTTTCTGTTCTTGGGAGCTGCTGCAATTTCCTCACCTTGTTCTACATAG TCTTTATGGTTTTGTACACTGTGCCCGTCTTGTATGAGAAGTATGAGGATAAGGTTGATGCTTTTGGAGAGAAGGCCATGGTTGAGCTGAAGAAGTACTACGCTATCTTCGAAGAGAAATGCCTATCAAAGATTCCGAAGTGTCCGTCAAAAGACAAGAAACTGCATTAG
- the LOC112887591 gene encoding zinc finger CCCH domain-containing protein 37-like, with translation MVSREHSHSYEQLMLDPATLGGSACSWAEAAALEIIPPQLLAALGEYLSAGHAGDGDAAEAEADAEADDEFMMYEFKVRRCVRPRSHDWTACPYAHPGEAARRRDPRRVAYAGEPCPDFRRRPGAACPRGSGCPFAHGTFELWLHPSRYRTRPCRAGAACRRRVCFFAHAAAELRAASKDDGGSLSLSPKSTLASLWESPPVSPVEGRMRWLDAVDEASDADAEVEELMLAMRELSFRKAAAASALVAAPVLPPVTEEDGPDLGWVSELVM, from the coding sequence ATGGTGAGCCGTGAGCACAGCCACAGCTACGAGCAGCTCATGCTCGACCCGGCGACGCTGGGAGGCTCCGCCTGCAGCTGGGCCGAGGCGGCCGCGCTGGAGATCATCCCGCCGCAGCTCCTCGCGGCGCTGGGGGAGTACCTCTCCGCCGGCCACGCCGGGGACGGCGAcgccgccgaggccgaggccgatGCGGAGGCGGACGACGAGTTCATGATGTACGAGTTCAAGGTGCGGCGGTGCGTGCGCCCGCGGAGCCACGACTGGACGGCGTGCCCCTACGCGCACCCGGGCgaggccgcgcgccgccgggaCCCGCGCCGCGTGGCCTACGCGGGGGAGCCCTGCCCGGACTTCCGGCGCCGCCCTGGCGCCGCGTGCCCGCGCGGGAGCGGCTGCCCGTTCGCGCACGGCACCTTCGAGCTGTGGCTCCACCCGTCCCGGTACCGCACCCGCCCCTGCCGCGCGGGCGCCGCCTGCAGGCGCCGCGTCTGCTTCttcgcgcacgccgccgccgagctccgCGCCGCGTCCAAGGACGACGGGGGCTCGCTGTCGCTCTCGCCCAAGTCGACGCTGGCGTCGCTCTGGGAGTCGCCGCCGGTGTCGCCCGTCGAGGGGCGGATGAGGTGGCTGGACGCCGTCGACGAGGCGTCGGACGCGGACGCGGAGGTGGAGGAGCTCATGCTCGCAATGCGGGAGCTCAGCTTCAGgaaggccgcggcggcgtcggcgctCGTAGCGGCGCCGGTGCTGCCCCCCGTGACGGAGGAGGACGGGCCGGACTTGGGGTGGGTGTCGGAGCTGGTGATGTGA
- the LOC112884937 gene encoding uncharacterized protein LOC112884937: MATAGASRSAAAEEDKSDPARPLALASPTVYPAAGDAEEEAQTATGWRSMQYLRKRRRRLLCCCGCCVTTAVVVGVVILALALTVFKVKDPRLTMNAVWLTAISTGPGAGVASPVATNATITADVSIKNPNAAAFRFSRSETDVYYKGQTVSVAYAPAGSVGADRTLRMNVTVDLLADRLARAMNGTGLIFGQEYELDTYTAINGRVSVLGIIKKNIGIKLNCTAVIEVGGAAAAIESGVASTVQSRSVDCVADVSM; encoded by the coding sequence ATGGCGACCGCCGGGGCGTcgaggagcgcggcggcggaggaagacaAGAGCGACCCGGCGAGGCCCCTCGCGCTCGCCTCCCCGACGGTGTACCCGGCGGCCGGggacgcggaggaggaggcgcagaCGGCGACCGGGTGGCGCTCCATGCAGTACCTCCGGAAGCGGCGGCGTCGCCtgctctgctgctgcggctgctgcgTCACCACCGCGGTGGTCGTGGGCGTCGTCATCCTGGCGCTCGCGCTCACCGTGTTCAAGGTCAAGGACCCGCGCCTGACCATGAACGCCGTCTGGCTCACGGCCATCAGCACGGGGCCCGGGGCGGGGGTCGCGAGCCCCGTGGCCACCAACGCCACCATCACCGCCGACGTCTCCATCAAGAACCCCAACGCCGCGGCGTTCCGGTTCTCGCGGTCCGAGACGGACGTCTACTACAAGGGGCAGACCGTGAGCGTGGCGTACGCGCCCGCCGGCAGCGTCGGCGCCGACCGGACGCTGAGGATGAACGTCACCGTCGACCTGCTCGCCGACCGGCTCGCGCGCGCCATGAACGGCACGGGCCTCATCTTCGGCCAGGAGTACGAACTCGACACCTACACGGCGATCAACGGGAGGGTCAGCGTGCTGGGGATCATCAAGAAAAACATCGGGATCAAGCTCAACTGCACCGCCGTCATCGAggtcgggggcgcggccgccgcgaTCGAGTCAGGGGTCGCGTCCACCGTGCAGAGCAGGAGCGTGGATTGTGTTGCGGATGTGTCCATGTGA
- the LOC112886981 gene encoding F-box protein At5g52880: MPVRRRQPRRQETGAAERYRGMGIAAALLRPWDYPTACGELAALLRIGYAEIPKAAQALVASDVLLALRLLPDVQTGYALSAANTLLQAVEVALPKQKKAQAVSEFKHSVIAHKRRARVQQNSGLPHIPHDVLVHIFTFLDMHSLVATGLVCWSWNSAANDNNLWKMHYSLFFGLCRLRCNSIPVSGVQKSRDLVQSSIDSVSIDPNFWWKESFHSKYAECASWKFASNRALCGQCRSVIWLSNLTCAAPHHCPRNGRDEVKLRPLLPDTVAKYILHHDDLAASSSSESDDTDDSDYENGHPRFWTF; encoded by the exons ATGCCGGTGAGGCGGCGGCAGCCGCGGCGACAGGAGACGGGTGCGGCGGAGAGGTACAGGGGGATGGGGATCGCGGCGGCGCTGTTGCGGCCCTGGGACTACCCCACGGCCTGCGGCGAGCTGGCCGCGCTCCTGCGAATCGGGTACGCCGAGATTCCCAAGGCAGCCCAGGCGCTCGTTGCCTCCGACGTGCTGCTCGCGTTGCGCCTCCTTCCCGA TGTGCAGACAGGGTATGCACTAAGCGCAGCTAACACTCTTCTCCAGGCGGTAGAAGTTGCCCTACCAAAGCAAAAGAAGGCACAGGCTGTTTCAGAGTTCAAGCACTCTGTTATTGCACATAAAAGGCGTGCGAGAGTTCAACAAAATTCAG GTTTACCACACATACCACATGATGTACTTGTTCATATCTTCACTTTTCTTGACATGCATTCTTTGGTGGCAACGGGTCTTGTCTGCTG GTCTTGGAATTCGGCTGCAAATGACAACAACCTGTGGAAGATGCATTACTCCCTTTTCTTTGGTCTCTGCCGTTTGAGATGCAACAGCATTCCTGTATCTGGTGTACAGAAAAGTCGTGATCTTGTTCAAAGTAGCATTGACTCGGTGTCCATTGATCCAAATTTTTGGTGGAAAGAGTCCTTCCACAGTAAATATGCAG AATGTGCGTCATGGAAATTTGCATCAAATAGAGCACTATGTGGGCAATGCAGATCAGTTATTTGGCTAAGCAACCTGACATGTGCTGCTCCACACCATTGCCCTAGGAATGGAAGAGATGAAGTAAAATTGCGACCTCTGTTACCTGATACA GTTGCTAAATACATATTGCACCATGATGACCTAGCAGCTTCATCATCATCCGAAAGTGATGACACAGATGATTCCGACTACGAGAATGGGCACCCAAGATTTTGGACATTTTAA